Part of the Streptococcus ilei genome is shown below.
GCACTTGATAGCTTTCCTCAAATACAACAGCTTCCAAAGGAAGGCGTGGTTTAACAGGATGATTCTGATTTGGCACCCCTAAAGCCATCCCAAAGACAGGATAGGTATAGTCTGGTAAATTAAATAATTTAGCCACTTCAGAAGCTTGATAACGCACCAAGCCGATAATGACCCCTCCATAGCCTAAACTCTCTGCAGCCAACAAAGTATTTTGACCTGCCAAGGCAGCATCTACAGAAGTAATCAACAAATTATCCGGTCCTTCTGGATGGAATTGATCCGTATGCATCCGAACCCCTTTTTCAGCTCGGTTGAGATCTCCTACAAACAATAGGAAGACAGAGGATTGACGGATGGCCTCCTGAGGGACAAATTGATACAGTGCCTCTTTCTTTTCTTGGCTTCTCACTAAGATGATGGAATAGGACTGAAAATTTTTCCAAGAGGAAGCCATTTGCCCAGCTGTTAGGATCGCTCGAAGATCTTCCTCCTTGATATCCTCCTCTTTAAAGCGACGGACAGAGGAATGAGATTTCATCAAATCAATAACAGTATTCATCGGCGATTTTCTCCTTCTAGGCGCACTTCTTTAGCCAGGAACTTAATTCGCTCCATGACACGTTTGGCTTGCCAAGTCTCATCTCCATTCCGAGACGTAGCAAAATGACGTTCCAAGTCTTCAAAATTGAAATTGGAGGTAAAGAAGGTTGGAAGAATCTCCTGCATCCGGTGTTGCAAAATCACTTGCAAGACTTCATCCCGCACCCAAGGCGACATTTGCTCTGCCCCAATGTCATCAAGAATCAAGATTTCAGCCTTCTTGACTTGATCTAGCATCTCTTTAACTTGTCCTGTGTTAATCGCATTTTTGACATCGATGACAAAGCTTGGAAAATGCAGAATCGTTGAAGAAGCCTGCCGTTTTTCAGACAAGTCGTGAGCAAGGGCTGCCATCATATAGCTTTTCCCAACTCCAAAATCTCCATATAGAAAAATCCCTTTACGAGCTTGAGGATAGGAAGCAACAAAATTGGCCAACTCTTCAAAGGCTCCAAAACGCCCACGATCATCCAAGTCGACTTTGGCTAAGGAAGCTTCCTTCAAGGTGCTTGGTAAGTTGATCAGCTGCAAGCGTCTATTGATAGCGGCTTGTTTTTGTGCCTCGATTAATTCAGGTGTCTCCTCATAGGAAACATCCGCATAACCTTCATTCATGAC
Proteins encoded:
- a CDS encoding NADPH-dependent oxidoreductase, which gives rise to MNTVIDLMKSHSSVRRFKEEDIKEEDLRAILTAGQMASSWKNFQSYSIILVRSQEKKEALYQFVPQEAIRQSSVFLLFVGDLNRAEKGVRMHTDQFHPEGPDNLLITSVDAALAGQNTLLAAESLGYGGVIIGLVRYQASEVAKLFNLPDYTYPVFGMALGVPNQNHPVKPRLPLEAVVFEESYQVQTPEVIEAFDQVQTAYAGARATDTWSQRLAAQFGQEEPAATAELLKKHQLEK
- the dnaI gene encoding primosomal protein DnaI, translated to MESVGKTMSQMNRSQQFNYEELVAQILAEPEIATFIQKEGLSDVEIRRSISKFNQYISERNRFVLGDADYIARGYKPVLVMNEGYADVSYEETPELIEAQKQAAINRRLQLINLPSTLKEASLAKVDLDDRGRFGAFEELANFVASYPQARKGIFLYGDFGVGKSYMMAALAHDLSEKRQASSTILHFPSFVIDVKNAINTGQVKEMLDQVKKAEILILDDIGAEQMSPWVRDEVLQVILQHRMQEILPTFFTSNFNFEDLERHFATSRNGDETWQAKRVMERIKFLAKEVRLEGENRR